From Streptomyces sp. TLI_235, a single genomic window includes:
- a CDS encoding two-component system sensor histidine kinase PrrB: MKLSTRIALSVTVLVPLLVLAAGLLLLGLVHRDLLRQQDEVLRARAAAVLPNARTLLAASAGNRPKAEQNQQRKVLDGALDSGVRLAGRDGAVRLAVGPQPAESVVLPAAGSGPATVRDGGRAWRVLAVPVDGASPGTLWLVEPSTAVDPQVKAVRRRVLLVALLAAPAAGALAFGLADRATASLRTLSRRAAALDPRAGAAALDHRRSRVTEVDELAAALALLLARYDEQAGRTAQALETARSFSSAAAHELRTPLTAMRTNLDVLAAHPGLPAAERAEIVGELAEDHGRLEDLLNALRTLAGGDLVELSAFAALDLGELVEAAAAEAGRRHPQAVLEVETAPGVRVFGWEAGLRILLANLIGNAAVHGRTTGGPTRIAVRLRAGRSGSAVLTVDDRGPGVPPQERAAVFARFHRRPDSPGSGLGLTLVAQQVALHRGTVAVADGPDGAGCRVEVRLPLLRPEEPTLVLPARRDWITR; this comes from the coding sequence GTGAAGCTCTCCACCCGGATCGCGCTGTCGGTGACGGTGCTGGTGCCGTTGCTGGTGCTGGCCGCCGGGCTGCTGCTGCTCGGCCTCGTCCACCGGGACCTGCTGCGCCAGCAGGACGAGGTGCTGCGGGCCCGGGCGGCGGCGGTGCTGCCGAACGCCCGCACGCTGCTGGCCGCGAGCGCCGGCAACCGGCCGAAGGCCGAGCAGAACCAGCAGCGGAAGGTGCTGGACGGGGCACTGGACTCCGGGGTCCGGCTGGCGGGCCGGGACGGCGCCGTACGGCTGGCGGTGGGCCCGCAGCCCGCGGAGTCGGTGGTGCTGCCGGCGGCCGGCTCGGGCCCGGCGACGGTCCGGGACGGCGGGCGGGCCTGGCGGGTGCTGGCGGTGCCGGTGGACGGTGCGAGCCCGGGCACGCTCTGGCTGGTGGAGCCGTCCACCGCGGTCGACCCGCAGGTGAAGGCGGTCCGCCGGCGGGTGTTGCTGGTGGCGCTGCTGGCCGCCCCGGCCGCCGGGGCGCTGGCCTTCGGCCTGGCGGACCGGGCCACCGCCTCGCTGCGCACGCTGAGCCGCCGGGCCGCCGCGCTCGACCCGCGCGCGGGTGCCGCCGCGCTCGACCACCGGCGCAGCCGGGTCACCGAGGTGGACGAACTCGCCGCCGCGCTCGCGCTGCTGCTCGCCCGCTACGACGAGCAGGCGGGCCGGACGGCGCAGGCGCTGGAGACCGCGCGGTCGTTCTCCTCCGCGGCAGCGCACGAGCTGCGGACCCCGCTGACGGCGATGCGGACCAATCTGGACGTGCTGGCCGCACACCCCGGCCTGCCGGCTGCCGAGCGGGCCGAGATCGTGGGTGAACTGGCCGAGGACCACGGCCGGTTGGAGGACCTGCTGAACGCGCTGCGGACGCTGGCCGGCGGCGATCTGGTGGAGCTGTCGGCCTTCGCGGCGCTGGATCTGGGCGAGCTGGTGGAGGCGGCCGCGGCGGAGGCGGGCCGGCGGCACCCGCAGGCCGTCCTGGAGGTCGAAACCGCGCCGGGGGTACGGGTGTTCGGCTGGGAGGCGGGCCTGCGGATCCTGCTGGCCAATCTGATCGGGAACGCCGCGGTGCACGGCCGGACGACCGGCGGCCCGACCCGGATCGCCGTCCGGCTGCGGGCCGGACGCAGCGGTTCGGCGGTGCTGACGGTGGACGACCGGGGGCCCGGGGTGCCGCCGCAGGAGCGTGCGGCGGTCTTCGCCCGGTTCCACCGACGGCCGGACAGCCCCGGTTCGGGGCTGGGGCTGACCCTGGTGGCGCAGCAGGTGGCGCTGCACCGGGGCACGGTGGCGGTGGCGGACGGGCCGGACGGCGCGGGCTGCCGGGTGGAGGTGCGGCTGCCGCTGCTGCGTCCGGAGGAGCCGACGCTGGTGCTGCCGGCCCGCCGGGACTGGATCACCCGCTGA
- a CDS encoding osmoprotectant transport system permease protein: MNWLGWLQTFFAAPARQSGPDAIGHRIAEHLVFCGEALLWAAVLAVPLGLLIGYTGRGAFAVTAFTGAARALPTLGLVTLAVLLAGVGDTAVLVPLVALAAPPLLVAAAEGVRGTDPVVRDAALGIGLTHRQVLWQVCLPAALPMLLAGLRTATVQTIATATVAAYVGLGGLGRYVVDGLATRDYPATVGGALLVVLLAVAAQLLFAPLIRRSSPPQARQTLRTRRPKESR; the protein is encoded by the coding sequence GTGAACTGGCTCGGCTGGCTGCAGACCTTCTTCGCCGCCCCCGCCCGGCAGAGCGGGCCCGACGCGATCGGCCACCGGATCGCCGAACACCTGGTGTTCTGCGGGGAGGCCCTGCTGTGGGCCGCGGTGCTCGCCGTCCCGCTCGGCCTGCTGATCGGGTACACCGGCCGCGGCGCCTTCGCGGTGACGGCCTTCACCGGCGCCGCCCGTGCGCTGCCGACCCTCGGCCTGGTCACCCTCGCCGTGCTGCTGGCCGGGGTCGGCGACACCGCCGTCCTCGTCCCGCTGGTGGCGCTGGCCGCGCCGCCGCTGCTGGTCGCCGCCGCGGAGGGCGTCCGCGGCACCGACCCGGTCGTCCGGGACGCCGCCCTCGGCATCGGGCTGACCCACCGCCAGGTGCTGTGGCAGGTCTGCCTGCCCGCCGCCCTGCCGATGCTGCTCGCCGGGCTGCGGACGGCCACCGTCCAGACGATCGCGACCGCCACCGTCGCCGCCTACGTCGGCCTCGGCGGGCTCGGCCGCTACGTCGTCGACGGGCTCGCCACCCGCGACTACCCGGCCACCGTCGGCGGCGCCCTGCTGGTGGTGCTGCTGGCCGTCGCCGCACAACTGCTCTTCGCCCCACTGATCCGCCGCTCGTCGCCGCCGCAGGCACGACAGACCCTCCGTACCCGCCGACCGAAGGAATCCCGATGA
- a CDS encoding DHA1 family bicyclomycin/chloramphenicol resistance-like MFS transporter, protein MAGPTVDAGGERTTPAAGAATAAPPGRATVAVLGGLVALGPFTTDLYLPALPSLTADLHSTAPAVQLTLTGQLFGMAAGQLVFGPLSDRHGRRRPLLAGIAAYALATLVCALAPSVPVLVAARFVQGAAGAAGLVIARAVARDRYEGVAMIRFMASLAMISGLAPIVAPVLGAQLLHVTDWRGIFAVLAALGAVLALLAALALEESLPPERRHRGGLATTLGAIGGLLREGRFVGYVLTSTFAFGALFAYVSGSSTVLQEVYRVSPQTYSLLFAVNSVALMASTQLNGRVLVSRLRPASLMLLGLLLAVVAGFALTLFTGVWDLGLAAVCPAMCLLMASMGMVGPNSAAQALTMAPHAAGSASALLGLGTFLCGAVVAPLSSAGGEPSAVLLGVVVLGSAVLSLVAFLVFCRPWQASPTP, encoded by the coding sequence ATGGCAGGCCCGACCGTCGACGCCGGCGGCGAGCGGACCACACCCGCCGCCGGCGCCGCCACCGCCGCGCCGCCCGGCCGTGCCACCGTCGCCGTTCTCGGCGGCCTCGTCGCGCTCGGCCCGTTCACCACCGACCTCTACCTGCCGGCGCTGCCCTCGCTCACCGCGGACCTGCACTCCACCGCACCCGCCGTCCAACTGACGCTCACCGGGCAGCTCTTCGGCATGGCCGCGGGCCAACTCGTCTTCGGTCCGCTGAGCGACCGGCACGGCCGCCGCCGACCGCTGCTCGCCGGCATCGCGGCGTACGCGCTCGCCACCCTGGTCTGCGCGCTCGCCCCCAGCGTCCCCGTGCTGGTCGCCGCCCGCTTCGTGCAGGGCGCCGCCGGCGCGGCCGGCCTGGTGATCGCCCGCGCGGTGGCCCGCGACCGGTACGAGGGCGTGGCGATGATCCGCTTCATGGCCTCACTGGCGATGATCTCCGGTCTGGCCCCGATCGTCGCCCCGGTGCTCGGCGCCCAACTGCTGCACGTCACCGACTGGCGCGGCATCTTCGCGGTGCTCGCCGCGCTCGGCGCCGTCCTCGCCCTGCTCGCCGCGCTCGCCCTGGAGGAGTCGCTGCCCCCGGAGCGCCGCCACCGAGGCGGCCTGGCCACCACCCTGGGCGCCATCGGCGGACTGCTCCGCGAGGGCCGCTTCGTCGGGTACGTGCTCACCAGCACCTTCGCCTTCGGCGCGCTCTTCGCGTACGTCAGCGGCTCCTCCACCGTTCTGCAGGAGGTCTACCGCGTCTCGCCGCAGACCTACAGCCTGCTCTTCGCGGTCAACTCGGTCGCCCTGATGGCCTCCACCCAGCTCAACGGCCGGGTGCTGGTCAGCCGGCTGCGGCCCGCCTCGCTGATGCTGCTCGGCCTGCTGCTCGCGGTGGTGGCCGGATTCGCCCTCACCCTCTTCACCGGCGTCTGGGACCTCGGGCTGGCGGCCGTCTGCCCGGCGATGTGCCTGCTGATGGCCTCGATGGGCATGGTCGGCCCCAACTCGGCGGCCCAGGCGCTGACCATGGCCCCGCACGCGGCCGGCTCCGCCTCGGCCCTGCTCGGCCTCGGGACCTTCCTGTGCGGCGCGGTGGTGGCGCCGCTCAGCAGTGCGGGCGGGGAGCCGTCCGCGGTGCTGCTGGGGGTGGTGGTGCTGGGCAGCGCGGTGCTCTCGCTGGTGGCGTTCCTGGTCTTCTGCCGGCCGTGGCAGGCGTCGCCGACCCCCTGA
- a CDS encoding osmoprotectant transport system permease protein — translation MDGEPLVRWHWIGDHLGYLRDLTLDHAVISLVPVLIALLAAVPLGLACARLPRLYQPLSAVFNVVYALPALAVFVVLIPYTGLATRATVMVPLTCYALAVLLPATVDGLRAVPEDVRQAATALGYGPWHRLAAVELPASVPYLVAGVRVAAVSSISLAAVGALVGRGGLGYLFVDGFQRTFPTPIVAGIVLVVLLALATDLLLVLARRLLAPWAAGGAR, via the coding sequence GTGGACGGTGAACCGCTCGTCCGCTGGCACTGGATCGGCGACCACCTCGGCTACCTGCGCGACCTGACCCTGGACCACGCGGTGATCTCGCTCGTCCCGGTGCTGATCGCGCTGCTCGCCGCCGTTCCGCTCGGCCTCGCCTGCGCCCGGCTGCCCCGGCTCTACCAGCCGCTCTCCGCGGTCTTCAACGTGGTGTACGCGCTGCCCGCGCTCGCCGTCTTCGTGGTGCTCATCCCGTACACCGGGCTCGCCACCCGGGCCACCGTGATGGTGCCGCTCACCTGCTACGCGCTCGCCGTCCTGCTGCCGGCGACGGTGGACGGCCTGCGGGCCGTCCCGGAGGACGTCCGGCAGGCGGCCACCGCGCTCGGCTACGGGCCCTGGCACCGCCTCGCCGCGGTCGAACTCCCGGCCTCGGTGCCCTACCTGGTGGCCGGGGTGCGGGTGGCCGCGGTCTCGTCCATCTCGCTCGCCGCGGTGGGCGCCCTGGTCGGCCGCGGCGGCCTCGGCTACCTCTTCGTGGACGGCTTCCAGCGGACCTTCCCGACCCCGATCGTCGCCGGGATCGTGCTCGTCGTCCTGCTCGCCCTCGCCACCGACCTGCTGCTGGTGCTCGCCCGCCGGCTGCTCGCCCCCTGGGCCGCCGGAGGTGCCAGGTGA
- a CDS encoding osmoprotectant transport system ATP-binding protein: protein MITFEGAGKRHPDGTVAVEGLDLDVPAGRITVLVGPSGCGKTTILRMVNRMVEPTAGRVLLNGEDVATLPAARLRRGIGYVIQQAGLFPHRRVLDNVATVPRLLGQDRKAARARAAELLELVGLPPETARRYPFQLSGGQQQRVGVARALAADPPVLLMDEPFSAVDPVVRAGLQEELLRLQSELNKTVLFVTHDIEEAVRLGDHVVVLREHGRIAQRADPHTLLTAPADENVAAFLGRDRGLRGLGLRPAAAVDLLPAGSDLHGWRLTLDADGRPEAWERGGERRPAPAFAPAADSLRAALDAAVLSPAGAAVAVDAAGRATGLATRAAVLGALGPGSEEPDGGR from the coding sequence GTGATCACTTTCGAGGGCGCCGGCAAGCGCCACCCGGACGGCACGGTGGCCGTCGAGGGCCTGGACCTCGACGTCCCCGCCGGCCGAATAACCGTGCTCGTCGGCCCGTCCGGCTGCGGCAAGACCACCATCCTGCGGATGGTCAACCGCATGGTCGAGCCGACCGCCGGGCGGGTGCTGCTGAACGGCGAGGACGTCGCGACCCTGCCCGCCGCCCGGCTGCGCCGCGGCATCGGCTACGTCATCCAGCAGGCGGGCCTGTTCCCGCACCGCCGGGTGCTGGACAACGTGGCGACCGTGCCCCGGCTGCTCGGCCAGGACCGGAAGGCCGCCCGGGCCCGCGCCGCCGAACTGCTGGAGCTGGTCGGCCTGCCGCCGGAGACGGCCCGCCGCTACCCCTTCCAGCTCTCCGGCGGCCAGCAGCAGCGCGTGGGCGTGGCACGGGCCCTGGCCGCCGACCCGCCGGTGCTGCTGATGGACGAGCCGTTCAGTGCGGTCGACCCGGTCGTCCGGGCCGGGCTGCAGGAGGAACTGCTCCGGCTGCAGTCCGAGTTGAACAAGACGGTGCTCTTCGTGACACACGACATCGAGGAGGCCGTCCGGCTCGGCGACCACGTCGTGGTCCTCCGCGAGCACGGCCGGATCGCCCAGCGCGCCGACCCGCACACCCTGTTGACCGCGCCCGCGGACGAGAACGTGGCCGCCTTCCTGGGCCGCGACCGGGGCCTGCGCGGGCTCGGCCTTCGCCCGGCCGCCGCCGTCGACCTGCTGCCCGCCGGCAGCGACCTGCACGGCTGGCGGCTCACCCTGGACGCCGACGGCCGCCCCGAGGCCTGGGAGCGCGGCGGCGAGCGCCGGCCCGCGCCCGCCTTCGCCCCCGCCGCCGACAGCCTGCGCGCCGCGCTGGACGCCGCGGTGCTCTCACCCGCCGGCGCCGCCGTCGCGGTGGACGCCGCCGGACGGGCCACCGGCCTGGCCACCCGGGCCGCCGTGCTCGGCGCGCTCGGCCCCGGCAGCGAGGAGCCCGACGGTGGACGGTGA
- a CDS encoding glycosyl hydrolase family 18 (putative chitinase), with protein sequence MPSHALKRGPARPLLALAAAAALAAGAFALAPAGQAATVAAADPVGLNAPYEYLGWGSPQKPTDVMAATGVKQFTLAFMLSDGGCNPKWDGTRPLTGGSDQSAINAIRAAGGDVVISFGGWSGNKLGEKCTSASALAAAYQKVIDAYKLKAIDVDIENTEVASAAVRQRVISALKTVESKNPGIRTYLTFGTTPTGPDANGLDLIKKGAAAGLALDGWTIMPFDFGSHSGSMGSVSTKAADGLQKAVASAYGYDSATAYRHIGISSMNGKTDEADETVSTGDFTTMLNYAKAHHLARFTFWAVNRDRACPSGTQAGDSCSGISQSGYAFTKIVAGYHG encoded by the coding sequence ATGCCCTCGCACGCCCTGAAGCGCGGCCCCGCCCGCCCGCTGCTCGCGCTCGCCGCCGCCGCCGCACTCGCCGCCGGCGCCTTCGCGCTGGCGCCGGCCGGACAGGCCGCGACCGTCGCCGCAGCCGACCCGGTGGGACTCAACGCCCCGTACGAGTACCTGGGTTGGGGCAGTCCACAGAAGCCGACCGATGTCATGGCGGCCACCGGGGTCAAGCAGTTCACGCTGGCCTTCATGCTCAGCGACGGCGGCTGCAACCCCAAGTGGGACGGCACCCGGCCGCTGACCGGCGGCAGCGACCAGAGCGCGATCAACGCGATCCGCGCCGCGGGCGGGGACGTGGTGATCTCCTTCGGCGGCTGGAGCGGCAACAAGCTGGGCGAGAAGTGCACGTCGGCGAGCGCCCTGGCGGCCGCCTACCAGAAGGTGATCGACGCCTACAAGCTCAAGGCGATCGACGTGGACATCGAGAACACCGAGGTGGCGAGCGCCGCCGTCCGGCAGCGGGTGATCTCGGCGCTGAAGACGGTCGAGAGCAAGAACCCGGGCATCCGCACCTACCTGACCTTCGGCACCACGCCGACCGGACCCGACGCGAACGGCCTGGACCTGATCAAGAAGGGCGCCGCGGCCGGGCTCGCCCTGGACGGCTGGACGATCATGCCGTTCGACTTCGGCAGCCACAGCGGGTCGATGGGCAGCGTCTCCACCAAGGCCGCCGACGGTCTGCAGAAGGCGGTGGCGAGCGCGTACGGCTACGACAGCGCGACCGCGTACCGGCACATCGGCATCTCCTCGATGAACGGGAAGACCGACGAGGCCGACGAGACCGTCTCCACCGGCGACTTCACCACCATGCTGAACTACGCCAAGGCGCACCACCTGGCCCGGTTCACCTTCTGGGCGGTCAACCGGGACCGGGCCTGTCCGTCCGGCACCCAGGCGGGCGACTCCTGCAGCGGGATCTCCCAGTCCGGGTACGCCTTCACGAAGATCGTCGCCGGCTACCACGGCTGA
- a CDS encoding osmoprotectant transport system substrate-binding protein gives MTARLVRTLTAAALALGAAACSSSSGDPLAADGGAAKPAGGRTVVVGSANFPENVLLASIYSQALKAKGVKVEEKFNIGSREVLYGQLKSGSLTVLPEYNGALLGYLDPKTTAAGTEAVDAELQRKLPAELAVLDPASAEDKDSLTVSKETADRLKLTSIADLAGKAGDLVVGGPPEFKSRREQQFKDVYGLAFKEWKPTADTTANALKDGTVQVGNVFTTDPRIVQLGLVALADPKNLFSVQNVIPLVNKAGVDATASAALNAVSAKLDTAGLTALMKRVSVDKEDPSAVAGAWLKANGLS, from the coding sequence ATGACCGCCCGCCTCGTCAGAACGCTCACCGCTGCCGCCCTCGCGCTGGGCGCGGCGGCCTGCTCCTCCTCTTCCGGCGACCCGCTCGCCGCGGACGGCGGCGCCGCGAAGCCCGCCGGCGGCAGGACCGTCGTCGTCGGCTCCGCCAACTTCCCGGAGAACGTGCTGCTCGCCTCGATCTACTCCCAGGCGCTGAAGGCCAAGGGGGTCAAGGTCGAGGAGAAGTTCAACATCGGCAGCCGCGAAGTGCTCTACGGGCAGCTGAAGTCCGGCAGCCTGACGGTGCTGCCGGAGTACAACGGCGCCCTGCTCGGCTACCTCGACCCGAAGACCACCGCCGCGGGCACCGAGGCCGTCGACGCCGAGCTGCAGCGGAAGCTGCCCGCCGAACTCGCCGTCCTGGACCCGGCGTCCGCAGAGGACAAGGACTCCCTGACGGTCAGCAAGGAGACCGCCGACCGGCTGAAGCTCACCTCGATCGCCGACCTCGCCGGCAAGGCCGGCGACCTGGTGGTCGGCGGGCCGCCGGAGTTCAAGTCCCGCCGCGAGCAGCAGTTCAAGGACGTCTACGGGCTGGCCTTCAAGGAGTGGAAGCCCACCGCCGACACCACCGCCAACGCCCTGAAGGACGGCACCGTGCAGGTCGGCAACGTCTTCACCACCGACCCGCGGATCGTCCAGCTCGGGCTCGTCGCGCTGGCCGACCCGAAGAACCTGTTCAGCGTGCAGAACGTGATCCCGCTGGTGAACAAGGCCGGGGTGGACGCCACCGCCTCGGCCGCGCTCAACGCCGTCTCCGCGAAGCTGGACACCGCCGGCCTGACCGCCCTGATGAAGCGGGTGTCCGTGGACAAGGAGGACCCGTCGGCCGTCGCCGGGGCGTGGCTGAAGGCCAACGGCCTGTCCTGA
- a CDS encoding putative amidohydrolase codes for MSIPIHALPASLLCVAVAQAPLVPLDIAANAATAAGLVRRAAERGARLLLLSELFLTGYETTRIAADPDTLTVAPDDPRLAPLAEACAETGTAVVVGAPVRDAETGALHIAALALDSAGWLAAVYRKQFATPNERAAGFSAGSGGCTLELDGWRLGVGVCWDSGFPEHARAAALDGAHAYLVGALFGTGTGAHQRRTVFPARALDNTLYVLLANHIGRSGPYTGCGGSAVWGPDGHLLSEAAEDAPELLTVVLDPAVLARARTEDPVLVQPGLTAAPARTTATLA; via the coding sequence ATGAGCATCCCTATACACGCGCTTCCCGCGTCCCTGCTCTGTGTCGCCGTGGCGCAGGCCCCGCTCGTCCCGCTGGACATCGCCGCGAACGCCGCCACCGCGGCCGGCCTCGTCCGGCGGGCCGCCGAGCGCGGCGCCCGGCTGCTGCTGCTCTCCGAGCTCTTCCTGACCGGCTACGAGACCACCCGGATCGCCGCCGACCCGGACACCCTGACCGTCGCCCCGGACGACCCGCGGCTCGCCCCGCTGGCCGAGGCCTGCGCGGAGACCGGCACCGCGGTGGTGGTCGGCGCCCCCGTCCGCGACGCGGAGACCGGCGCGCTGCACATCGCCGCCCTCGCCCTGGACTCCGCCGGCTGGCTCGCCGCCGTCTACCGCAAGCAGTTCGCCACCCCCAACGAGCGCGCCGCGGGCTTCTCCGCCGGCAGCGGCGGCTGCACCCTGGAGCTGGACGGCTGGCGGCTCGGCGTCGGTGTCTGCTGGGACTCCGGCTTTCCCGAGCACGCCCGCGCCGCCGCGCTGGACGGCGCCCACGCCTACCTGGTGGGCGCCCTCTTCGGCACCGGCACCGGCGCCCACCAGCGCCGCACCGTCTTCCCCGCCCGGGCCCTCGACAACACCCTGTACGTGCTGCTGGCCAACCACATCGGCCGCTCCGGCCCGTACACCGGCTGCGGCGGCAGCGCCGTCTGGGGCCCGGACGGGCACCTGCTGTCGGAGGCGGCCGAGGACGCTCCCGAGCTGCTGACCGTCGTCCTCGACCCTGCCGTCCTGGCCCGCGCCCGCACCGAGGACCCGGTCCTCGTCCAGCCCGGCCTGACGGCCGCCCCGGCCCGCACCACCGCCACCCTGGCCTGA
- a CDS encoding putative membrane protein YeaQ/YmgE (transglycosylase-associated protein family) encodes MGFISWIVLGLIAGAIAKFLLPGRDPGSLFVTTLIGIAGSFVGGWIASTWLHRPVAKDFFDLATWVSAIGGALVLLIAYRLLFGNSRD; translated from the coding sequence ATGGGTTTCATCAGCTGGATCGTCCTCGGCCTGATCGCCGGGGCCATCGCCAAGTTCCTGCTGCCCGGGCGCGACCCGGGCAGCCTCTTCGTCACGACACTCATCGGCATCGCCGGCTCCTTCGTCGGCGGCTGGATCGCCTCGACCTGGCTGCACCGCCCGGTGGCCAAGGACTTCTTCGACCTGGCGACCTGGGTCTCCGCGATCGGCGGCGCCCTGGTGCTGCTGATCGCCTACCGCCTGCTCTTCGGCAACTCCCGGGACTGA
- a CDS encoding rhodanese-related sulfurtransferase: protein MVTTVDELVERSRAGVHRPSPAEAFAAVAEGALLVDIRPVAQRAREGGIPGALVIERNVLEWRLDPAGSHRIPEAADYGVHWIVVCSEGYASSLAAASLRELGLHRATDLDGGFVAWAAAGLPTLSADAGLA from the coding sequence GTGGTGACGACAGTCGACGAGTTGGTGGAGCGGAGCCGGGCCGGGGTGCACCGGCCGAGCCCGGCGGAGGCGTTCGCGGCGGTGGCCGAGGGTGCGCTGCTGGTGGACATCCGGCCGGTGGCGCAGCGGGCCCGCGAGGGCGGCATCCCGGGTGCGCTGGTGATCGAGCGGAACGTGCTGGAGTGGCGGCTCGACCCGGCGGGCAGCCACCGCATTCCGGAGGCGGCGGACTACGGGGTGCACTGGATCGTGGTCTGCTCCGAGGGCTACGCGTCCAGCCTGGCCGCGGCGAGCCTGCGGGAGCTGGGGCTGCACCGGGCGACCGACCTGGACGGCGGTTTCGTCGCCTGGGCGGCGGCCGGTCTGCCCACCCTTTCGGCGGACGCTGGTTTGGCCTGA
- a CDS encoding winged helix family two component transcriptional regulator, which produces MSAGTQAGRVLVVDDDAAIRRSLERGLRLSGFSVGVAADGEAALARAAADSPDVLVLDVSMPGLSGTEVCRALRARGDDTPVLMLSALDELADRVAGLQAGADDYLVKPFALEELVLRLHALLRRRPAPPADLLRAGPLTVDPATRQVHWEGAELHLTRREFELLAQLVRNAGLVLTRDQLLDRVWGYDFEVRSDAVDTFVSYLRRKLEEGGRPRLIHTVRGVGFVLRAPADGGAR; this is translated from the coding sequence ATGAGCGCGGGCACACAGGCCGGCCGGGTGCTGGTGGTGGACGACGACGCCGCGATCCGGCGCTCGCTGGAACGCGGGCTGCGCCTCAGCGGCTTCAGCGTGGGCGTGGCCGCGGACGGCGAGGCGGCGCTCGCCCGGGCCGCCGCCGACTCCCCCGACGTGCTGGTGCTGGACGTGTCGATGCCGGGCCTCAGCGGCACCGAGGTCTGCCGGGCGCTGCGGGCCCGCGGCGACGACACCCCGGTGCTGATGCTCTCCGCGTTGGACGAGCTCGCCGACCGGGTCGCCGGGCTCCAGGCCGGCGCCGACGACTACCTGGTGAAGCCCTTCGCCCTGGAGGAGCTGGTGCTGCGGCTGCACGCGCTGCTCCGCCGCCGCCCGGCCCCGCCCGCCGACCTGCTGCGGGCCGGTCCGCTCACCGTCGACCCGGCCACCCGCCAGGTGCACTGGGAGGGCGCCGAACTCCACCTCACCCGGCGCGAGTTCGAGCTGCTCGCGCAGCTCGTCCGGAACGCCGGCCTGGTCCTCACCCGCGACCAGTTGCTGGACCGGGTCTGGGGCTACGACTTCGAGGTGCGCAGCGACGCGGTGGACACCTTCGTCAGCTATCTGCGCCGCAAGCTGGAGGAGGGCGGCCGGCCGCGGCTGATCCACACCGTGCGCGGGGTCGGCTTCGTGCTGCGGGCGCCGGCCGACGGGGGTGCCCGGTGA